One Mailhella massiliensis DNA segment encodes these proteins:
- a CDS encoding ABC transporter ATP-binding protein: MLQIKDLHVHYGGIHAVKGVSLSIPRGSVVTLIGANGAGKSSIIRSIAGLVKGAKGEILLTRNEGDKPLNLLGLPAENMVRNGIALSPEGRRILPHLTVAENLTLGAWCRKDEDGIARDRELVYDMFPRLRERSWQKGGTLSGGEQQMLAVGRALMSRPDLVMLDEPSLGLAPLLVREIFDIIRRINENGKTVLLVEQNAYAALSIADYAYILETGSVVLEGPGRDMLKNPKVREAYLGG, encoded by the coding sequence ATGCTGCAGATTAAAGACCTTCATGTGCATTACGGCGGCATCCATGCCGTCAAGGGCGTGTCGCTTTCCATCCCGCGCGGGAGCGTGGTCACGCTCATCGGGGCCAACGGCGCGGGCAAGAGCAGCATCATCCGTTCCATCGCCGGGCTGGTGAAGGGCGCGAAGGGCGAGATTCTGCTCACCAGAAACGAGGGCGACAAGCCCCTGAACCTGCTGGGCCTGCCCGCCGAGAACATGGTGAGAAACGGCATTGCCCTGAGCCCCGAAGGCCGCCGCATTCTGCCCCATCTCACCGTGGCCGAAAACCTCACCCTCGGCGCGTGGTGCCGCAAGGATGAAGACGGCATCGCCCGCGACAGGGAACTGGTGTACGACATGTTCCCCCGCCTCCGGGAACGGAGCTGGCAGAAAGGCGGCACCCTTTCCGGCGGCGAGCAGCAGATGCTCGCCGTGGGCCGCGCCCTCATGAGCCGCCCCGACCTCGTCATGCTGGACGAACCCTCCCTCGGGCTGGCCCCCCTGCTGGTGCGGGAAATCTTCGACATCATCCGCCGCATCAACGAAAACGGCAAAACCGTGCTCCTTGTGGAGCAGAACGCCTATGCCGCCCTTTCCATTGCGGACTACGCCTATATTCTCGAAACCGGTTCCGTGGTGCTGGAAGGCCCGGGCAGGGACATGCTGAAAAACCCCAAAGTGCGCGAGGCCTACCTCGGCGGCTAG
- a CDS encoding ABC transporter ATP-binding protein: protein MNGKNIIEVRNVTMRFGGVTAVSGLDMNIPEGGIVGLIGPNGAGKTTVFNVITGFYRPTEGDVVFAGRRITGMAPHAICSLGMARTFQNIRLFYNETALENVMIGRHVRRKSRWWGSVLGLPGTMREERDIREKSRQLLERIGLSAYAGEVASGLPYGAQRRLEIARALATEPKFLLLDEPAAGMNPQESLELMNFIRQIRDEFHLTILLIEHDMKVVMGVCEHIWVLEYGKLIAEGDAEAIRSNPRVIEAYLGEDVNHAAD, encoded by the coding sequence ATGAACGGGAAGAACATCATTGAAGTAAGAAACGTGACCATGCGCTTCGGCGGCGTCACCGCCGTGAGCGGTCTCGACATGAACATTCCCGAGGGCGGCATCGTGGGACTCATCGGTCCCAACGGGGCGGGCAAGACCACGGTGTTCAACGTCATCACCGGGTTCTACAGACCCACGGAAGGCGACGTGGTCTTTGCAGGCAGAAGAATCACCGGCATGGCCCCCCATGCCATCTGTTCCCTGGGCATGGCGAGAACCTTCCAGAACATCCGCCTCTTCTACAACGAAACGGCTCTGGAAAACGTGATGATCGGCCGCCATGTACGCCGCAAAAGCCGCTGGTGGGGTTCCGTGCTCGGCCTGCCCGGCACCATGCGCGAGGAACGCGACATACGCGAAAAATCGCGGCAGCTTCTGGAACGCATCGGCCTTTCCGCCTACGCGGGGGAAGTGGCCTCCGGCCTGCCCTACGGCGCGCAGCGCCGCCTGGAAATCGCCCGCGCGCTGGCCACGGAACCGAAGTTCCTGCTGCTCGACGAACCCGCCGCGGGCATGAACCCGCAGGAAAGCCTGGAACTTATGAACTTCATCCGCCAGATACGCGACGAGTTCCATCTGACCATTCTGCTCATCGAACACGACATGAAGGTGGTCATGGGCGTGTGCGAACATATCTGGGTGCTGGAATACGGCAAGCTCATCGCCGAGGGCGACGCCGAGGCCATACGCTCCAACCCGCGCGTCATCGAAGCATACCTGGGCGAGGATGTGAACCATGCTGCAGATTAA
- a CDS encoding branched-chain amino acid ABC transporter permease: MMTAQRVPFSLARNRTFNAAAVALLFLFLWWADGSMALDLGLSFLPEPLNGYEVQILNLVAVYGILAISLNIIYGFTGMFSLGHAGFMAIGAYVSALCVLTPDQKEMMWIIDEILPSLASLHTPFWFSVILGGLVATLFALVIGIPVLRLGGDYLGIATLGFSEIIRVLIVNATPITNGSLGIKGIPCHTDLFTSYIWLLLVVFCTVRLLSSNFGNVLKAVRDDEIAAQVMGINVFHAKLFSFCLGAFLAGVGGALLGNLLTTIDPKMFTFLLTYNILMIVVAGGLGSITGSIIGSVIITVLLEWLRVVEEPMNLGFVEIPGIPGMRMVVFSVCLLLIILYRREGIMGMREITWDGIAAFLSRRFGGKKEKKA; encoded by the coding sequence ATGATGACCGCGCAAAGGGTACCCTTCTCTCTGGCCCGCAACCGCACCTTCAACGCCGCTGCCGTGGCGCTGCTCTTTCTCTTCCTCTGGTGGGCCGACGGCAGCATGGCGCTGGATCTCGGACTTTCCTTCCTGCCGGAGCCGCTCAACGGCTATGAGGTGCAGATTCTGAACCTCGTGGCCGTGTACGGCATTCTCGCCATTTCCCTGAACATCATCTACGGCTTCACCGGCATGTTCTCCCTGGGGCACGCCGGATTCATGGCCATAGGCGCCTACGTTTCCGCCCTGTGCGTGCTCACGCCCGACCAGAAGGAAATGATGTGGATCATCGACGAGATACTCCCCTCCCTCGCCTCGCTGCACACGCCCTTCTGGTTCTCCGTCATTCTGGGCGGGCTGGTGGCCACGCTCTTCGCCCTCGTCATCGGCATTCCGGTGCTCAGGCTCGGCGGCGACTACCTCGGCATCGCCACGCTGGGCTTTTCGGAAATCATCCGCGTGCTCATCGTGAACGCCACGCCCATCACCAACGGTTCTCTGGGCATCAAGGGCATTCCCTGCCATACCGACCTGTTCACCAGCTACATCTGGCTGCTGCTGGTGGTGTTCTGCACCGTGCGGCTGCTTTCCAGCAACTTCGGCAACGTGCTCAAGGCCGTGCGCGACGATGAAATCGCCGCTCAGGTCATGGGCATCAACGTCTTCCACGCCAAGCTCTTCTCCTTCTGCCTCGGGGCCTTCCTCGCGGGCGTGGGCGGCGCGCTTCTCGGGAACCTCCTCACCACCATCGACCCGAAAATGTTCACCTTCCTGCTCACCTACAACATTCTCATGATCGTCGTGGCGGGCGGGCTCGGTTCCATTACCGGCAGCATCATAGGCAGCGTCATCATCACGGTGCTGCTGGAATGGCTGCGCGTGGTGGAAGAACCCATGAACCTCGGCTTCGTGGAAATTCCCGGCATTCCCGGTATGCGCATGGTGGTGTTTTCCGTATGCCTGCTGCTCATCATCCTGTACCGCAGAGAAGGCATCATGGGTATGCGCGAAATCACCTGGGACGGCATCGCCGCCTTCCTTTCCCGCCGCTTCGGCGGCAAGAAGGAGAAAAAGGCATGA